The following are from one region of the Odontesthes bonariensis isolate fOdoBon6 chromosome 16, fOdoBon6.hap1, whole genome shotgun sequence genome:
- the prdm15 gene encoding PR domain zinc finger protein 15 isoform X1, translating to MMAEQIPDEYIWCEDCGQYHDSECPELGPLVTVQDSFVLSRARSSLPNSLEISEVANGVEGVFVLRRLVKRTRFGPFEAKRVPILENEGVFPLKIFPKDGVVVCFDCSSEEDCNWMMLVRPASDHKHQNLTAYQQDDDIYFNTSQDVLPGAELRVWYGAFYAKKMEKPVLRPPLQPQLPPPDATDASTKEETLEKSGLHLSEVAEDSSGGNMLSPYNEVKMVTVLPVDPLLPQEESPAGPDAGEERGHSAAQPSRKKGQNRARRARGRRPGAAAATGKNKAAPVTAFTARKQGTARSALRSARSTQHAVIQDVKPHAESSEPVASEVAAAESSSLLSAADNTAVLKRHKPREHKRVYRCSLCNKVFQNSSNLNRHIRSHGDKLFRCDECDKLFSRKESLKQHISYKHSKNVPDQDYKYKCNTCEKSFRLENALKFHNCRTGTLHCFLAQVISFRPHPVRFDSLFLLPSPDDKTFQCDICSRFFSTNSNLSKHKKKHGEKLYSCEICNKMFYRKDVMQEHHRRHSVGPKPMKKEELEVNGEEGTKYRKEPSPCPICGKVFSCRSNMNKHLLTHGDKKYTCEICGRKFFRVDVLRDHIHVHFKDIALMNEQEREGFIKKIGISADDSDETDDDEEEDDPEHHKYNCKKCQLSFAKGKEYLKHIMEQHKEKGYGCGICGRRFALKATYNAHLVIHREQLPDPAVQKYIHPCEICGRIFNSIGNLERHKIIHTGVKSHGCDTCGKSFARKDMLKEHLRVHDDNRDYLCAECGKGMKTKHALRHHMKLHKGIKEYECKECNRKFAQKVNMLKHYKRHTGIKDFMCELCGKTFSERTTLETHKLIHTVGKTWTCVTCDKKYLTEYMLQKHVHLTHEKVEAQSCDLCGTKVSTRASMNRHLRRKHPEVVSARMDEFDDLQENSAINNSSISIVQPTLTLEKDGMSQERPARPSRHPKKKPRVQAETELSESDDYADFAEPRHEPMTEFNTVIVGDETETSSAVQSIQQVVVLTDPNAPSAPSPNSSVGLTNITVTPITSHAPAQFTSLQPVAVGHLTASDRPLTLDNSILTVTFDTVSGSAMLHNRPAELVPETVGPTSGTAPQSVAHFINLTTLVNPMSHQLEAPTLAWRPVPAAEGSQVTPVVEGAQGESQEVQSQGIEPGRSGQSQPPTPQQQSGSAQQMFSY from the exons ATGATGGCTGAACAGATACCAGATGAGTACATCT GGTGTGAGGACTGCGGTCAGTACCATGACTCTGAGTGCCCAGAACTGGGGCCTCTGGTAACCGTCCAGGACTCCTTTGTCCTCAGCCGAGCTCG GTCATCTCTACCCAACAGCCTGGAGATCAGTGAGGTAGCTAACGGGGTGGAGGGGGTGTTTGTCCTGCGTCGGCTGGTAAAGAGGACCCGGTTTGGACCCTTTGAGGCTAAGAGGGTCCCAATCCTGGAGAACGAAGGAGTTTTTCCTTTAAAG ATCTTCCCAAAGGATGGCGTTGTGGTGTGTTTTGACTGCAGCAGCGAGGAAGATTGCAACTGGATGATGCTGGTGCGCCCTGCCTCCGACCACAAACACCAGAATCTGACGGCTTATCAGCAGGACGATGATATTTACTTCAACACCTCGCAG GATGTGCTACCGGGCGCGGAGCTAAGAGTCTGGTATGGAGCTTTCTATGCCAAGAAGATGGAGAAACCTGTGCTAAGGCCGCCGCTCCAACCACAACTACCTCCACCAG ATGCAACAGATGCATCTACTAAAGAAGAGACTTTAGAGAAAAGTGGACTCCACTTGTCCGAAGTGGCTGAGGACAGCAGTGGAG GCAACATGCTGAGTCCCTATAACGAGGTGAAAATGGTAACTGTGCTCCCCGTTGACCCGCTGCTGCCCCAGGAGGAGAGCCCGGCTGGCCCCGatgcaggagaggagaggggccACTCGGCAGCTCAGCCAAGCCGCAAGAAAGGGCAGAACCGAGCGAGGAGAGCAAGGGGACGCAGGCCCggagctgctgctgccacaGGCAAAAACAAAG ccgcgcctgttacggcgtttactgctcggaagcaggggactgctcggtctgcacttcggtctgcacggtctacacagcacgcagtcatacaag ATGTGAAGCCCCACGCGGAGAGCTCAGAGCCGGTGGCCTCCGAGGTAGCGGCAGCGGAGAGCAGCAGCCTGCTGAGCGCTGCAGACAACACGGCTGTCCTGAAGAGGCACAAACCCAGAGAGCATAAGAGGGTTTACCGCTGCTCCCTCTGCAACAAGGTCTTCCAGAACAGCAGCAACCTCAACAGACACATCCGATCACATG GGGACAAGCTGTTCAGGTGTGATGAATGTGATAAGTTATTCAGCCGGAAGGAGAGTCTGAAGCAGCACATCTCTTACAAACACAGCAAGAATGTG CCTGACCAGGACTACAAATATAAATGCAACACCTGCGAGAAATCCTTTCGCCTGGAAAACGCCCTAAAGTTCCACAACTGCCGGACAGGTACGCTACATTGCTTTTTGGCGCAAGTGATCTCATTCAGGCCACATCCGGTCCGGTTTGACAGTCTTTTTTTGCTTCCGTCTCCAGACGACAAGACCTTCCAGTGCGATATCTGCTCGCGATTCTTCTCCACCAACAGCAACCTCTCCAAGCATAAGAAGAAGCACGGCGAGAAGCTTTACTCCTGTGAAATCTGCAACAAAATGTTCTATCGCAAAGACGTGATGCAGGAGCACCACAGGAGGCACAGTGTGG GACCAAAACCGATGAAAAAAGAGGAGCTGGAGGTCAATGGAGAAGAAGGGACCAAGTACAGGAAGGAGCCGTCACCGTGTCCTATCTGCGGCAAG GTGTTCTCCTGCAGGAGTAACATGAACAAGCATCTGTTGACTCATGGTGATAAGAAGTACACCTGTGAGATCTGCGGCCGGAAGTTCTTCCGTGTGGACGTCCTCAGAGATCACATTCATGTGCACTTCAAG GACATTGCTTTAATGAACGAGCAGGAAAGAGAGGGTTTCATCAAGAAGATCGGCATCTCAGCAGACGACAGTGATGAAACGGACGATGACGAAGAGGAAGATGATCCCGAGCACCACAAGTACAACTGCAAGAAATGTCAA TTGTCGTTCGCAAAGGGCAAAGAGTATCTGAAGCACATCATGGAGCAGCACAAGGAGAAAGGCTACGGCTGTGGGATCTGCGGCCGACGCTTTGCCCTGAAGGCCACGTACAACGCTCACCTGGTCATCCACAGAGAGCAGCTGCCCGACCCTGCGGTGCAGAA GTACATCCATCCATGTGAAATTTGTGGCCGAATCTTCAATAGCATCGGTAACCTTGAAAGACACAAGATCATTCACACGG GGGTGAAGAGCCACGGCTGTGATACGTGCGGCAAATCATTCGCACGGAAGGACATGCTGAAGGAGCACCTCAGGGTTCACGATGACAACCGTGACTACCTGTGTGCAGAGTGCGGGAAAG GCATGAAGACCAAACATGCCCTGAGGCACCACATGAAGCTTCACAAAGGCATCAAAGAGTACGAGTGCAAAGAATGTAACCGCAAGTTTGCCCAAAAGGTCAACATGTTGAAACACTACAAGAGACATACAG GTATAAAGGACTTCATGTGTGAATTATGTGGAAAGACGTTCAGTGAGAGGACGACTCTAGAGACACACAAGCTCATCCACACAG TGGGTAAGACGTGGACATGTGTGACGTGCGATAAGAAATATCTGACGGAGTACATGCTGCAGAAGCACGTCCACCTGACCCATGAAAAGGTGGAGGCCCAGTCGTGTGACCTCTGTGGGACTAAGGTGTCTACACGCGCCTCCATGAACCGACACCTGCGACGCAAACACCCCGAG GTGGTGTCAGCGAGGATGGATGAGTTCGATGATCTTCAGGAAAATTCGGCAATCAATAATTCCTCCATCAGTATTGTACAG CCCACGCTGACCCTAGAAAAAGACGGCATGTCGCAGGAGCGCCCTGCCCGACCTTCCCGGCACCCCAAGAAGAAGCCGAGAGTTCAAGCTGAGACTGAGCTGTCCGAGTCCGACGACTATGCCGACTTCGCTGAGCCGAGACACGAGCCCATGACCGAATTCAACACCGTCATCGTCGGTGACGAGACTGAGACGAGTTCTGCGGTGCAGAGCATCCAGCAG GTGGTGGTCCTGACGGACCCCAACGCCCCGTCAGCCCCCTCCCCCAACAGCTCAGTGGGACTGACCAACATCACTGTCACGCCCATCACCAGCCACGCCCCCGCCCAGTTCACCAGCCTGCAGCCTGTGGCTGTGGGCCACCTGACGGCCAGTGACCGGCCCCTGACGCTGGACAACTCCATCCTCACCGTCACCTTCGACACCGTCAGCGGCTCCGCCATGCTCCACAACAGACCTGCTGAACTCGTCCCGGAGACGGTGGGTCCCACCAGCGGCACGGCGCCCCAGTCTGTCGCCCACTTCATCAACCTCACCACTCTGGTCAACCCCATGAGCCACCAGCTGGAAGCCCCAACTCTGGCCTGGAGGCCCGTACCAGCCGCTGAGGGCAGCCAGGTCACCCCAGTGGTGGAGGGTGCTCAGGGGGAGAGTCAGGAGGTCCAGAGCCAGGGTATAGAGCCGGGGCGGAGCGGCCAGAGCCAGCCTCCCACCCCACAGCAGCAGAGCGGCTCGGCACAGCAGATGTTCAGCTACTGA